Proteins from a genomic interval of Diaphorobacter sp. HDW4A:
- the trpC gene encoding indole-3-glycerol phosphate synthase TrpC, whose translation MSDILKQICDVKVAEVAAAKERMSFEDMRRDAESRVLTRDFVGALKAKIAKNQAAVIAEVKKASPSKGVIREDFVPADIAQSYAEGNGKVSAACLSVLTDRQFFQGQPDFLKQARASCGLPVLRKDFMIDPYQIYESRAMGADAVLLIAACLDDVQMVEMENIARSLDMAVLVEVHDGEELDRALKLKTPLLGINNRNLRTFEVSLQTTLDLQKRVPADKLLVTESGILSTEDVKTMRDAGVNAFLVGEAFMRADEPGQALAKLFA comes from the coding sequence ATGTCAGATATTTTGAAGCAGATCTGCGACGTCAAGGTCGCAGAAGTCGCAGCAGCCAAGGAGCGCATGTCGTTCGAAGATATGCGCCGTGACGCGGAAAGCCGCGTGCTCACCCGCGATTTCGTCGGCGCGTTGAAAGCCAAGATCGCGAAGAACCAGGCGGCGGTGATTGCCGAAGTGAAGAAGGCCAGCCCGAGCAAGGGTGTGATCCGTGAGGACTTCGTTCCCGCCGACATTGCACAGAGCTACGCAGAGGGCAATGGCAAGGTGAGCGCGGCGTGTCTGTCGGTGCTCACTGATCGCCAGTTCTTCCAGGGCCAGCCCGACTTTCTGAAGCAGGCACGTGCCAGTTGCGGCCTGCCGGTGCTGCGCAAGGATTTCATGATCGATCCTTACCAGATCTACGAATCGCGCGCGATGGGTGCCGATGCCGTGCTGCTGATCGCCGCCTGCCTCGACGACGTACAGATGGTGGAGATGGAAAACATCGCCCGCAGCCTCGACATGGCCGTGCTGGTCGAAGTGCACGACGGCGAGGAACTCGACCGCGCACTCAAGCTCAAGACGCCGCTGCTCGGCATCAACAACCGCAATCTGCGCACGTTTGAGGTGAGCCTGCAGACCACGCTCGACCTGCAGAAACGCGTGCCCGCGGACAAACTGTTGGTGACCGAATCGGGCATTCTCAGCACCGAGGATGTGAAGACCATGCGCGATGCAGGCGTGAATGCGTTCCTCGTCGGTGAAGCATTCATGCGTGCGGACGAGCCCGGCCAAGCGCTGGCCAAGCTGTTCGCCTGA
- a CDS encoding chalcone isomerase family protein: MISSTRRALVLAPLACTLAPMTATVAHAASAMEVGGVTFAATQQVQQSTLQLNGAGVRYKAVFKVYAAGLYLEKPAHTPAEVFSLSGPKRLVVSMLREIDSSELGKLFSRGMEDNMDKAAFSKLVPGVLRMSQIFSEHKKLQAGDVFMVDWVPGTGTIITVRGQQQGEPFKEPEFFNALLGIWLGPQPADWKLKDGLLGKKA; this comes from the coding sequence ATGATTTCATCCACCCGTCGTGCGCTGGTTCTCGCGCCGCTTGCATGCACGCTGGCCCCGATGACTGCAACCGTCGCGCACGCAGCTTCCGCGATGGAGGTCGGCGGCGTCACGTTCGCGGCCACCCAGCAGGTGCAACAAAGCACGTTGCAGCTCAATGGCGCGGGTGTGCGCTACAAGGCCGTATTCAAAGTCTACGCCGCCGGCCTGTACCTTGAAAAACCGGCGCACACACCCGCCGAAGTGTTCTCGCTGTCCGGCCCCAAGCGCCTGGTGGTGAGCATGCTGCGCGAGATCGACTCCTCCGAGCTCGGCAAGCTGTTCTCGCGCGGCATGGAGGACAACATGGACAAGGCCGCCTTCTCCAAGCTGGTGCCGGGCGTACTGCGCATGAGCCAGATATTCTCGGAGCACAAGAAGCTGCAGGCTGGCGATGTCTTCATGGTCGACTGGGTGCCAGGCACGGGCACCATCATCACCGTGCGCGGCCAGCAGCAGGGCGAGCCGTTCAAGGAGCCCGAGTTCTTCAACGCGCTGCTCGGTATCTGGCTCGGGCCGCAACCGGCTGACTGGAAGCTCAAGGATGGGCTTCTGGGCAAGAAAGCCTGA
- the trpD gene encoding anthranilate phosphoribosyltransferase, whose amino-acid sequence MSITPQEALQRTIEHREIFHDEMLHLMRMIMRGEMSPVMTASIITGLRVKKETIGEISAAAEVMREFSNKVNVASKQNLVDIVGTGGDGANTFNISTCSTFVIAAAGGKVSKHGGRSVSSKSGSADVMEALGVNINLKPEQIAQSIADVGIGFMFAPNHHPAMKNVAPVRKELGVRTIFNILGPLTNPASAPNILMGVFHEDLVGIQVRALQRLGAEHALVVYGRDGLDEISLGAGTLVGELKDGVVREYEVHPEDFGLRMVGTRAFRVETPEESKAMLTGVLKGDEGPARDIVCLNAGAALYAANVASSIEDGIKKARAALDNGAALKKLEELVKFTQKFAA is encoded by the coding sequence ATGTCTATCACACCTCAGGAAGCGCTGCAGCGCACCATCGAACACCGCGAAATTTTCCACGACGAAATGCTGCATCTGATGCGCATGATCATGCGTGGTGAGATGTCGCCCGTGATGACCGCGTCCATCATCACCGGCCTGCGCGTGAAGAAGGAAACCATCGGCGAGATCTCGGCTGCGGCCGAAGTCATGCGCGAGTTCTCCAACAAGGTCAACGTCGCGAGCAAGCAGAACCTGGTCGACATCGTCGGCACAGGTGGCGACGGTGCGAACACCTTCAACATCTCCACCTGCTCGACCTTCGTGATTGCGGCGGCCGGCGGCAAAGTCAGCAAGCACGGCGGGCGCAGCGTGAGCAGCAAGTCGGGCAGCGCGGATGTGATGGAAGCGCTCGGCGTCAACATCAATCTGAAGCCCGAGCAGATCGCGCAGAGCATCGCCGATGTCGGCATCGGCTTCATGTTCGCGCCCAACCACCACCCCGCGATGAAGAACGTCGCGCCGGTGCGCAAGGAACTTGGTGTGCGCACCATCTTCAACATCCTCGGCCCGCTCACCAATCCCGCAAGCGCGCCCAACATCCTCATGGGTGTGTTCCACGAGGATCTGGTCGGCATCCAGGTGCGCGCGTTGCAGCGCCTCGGGGCGGAGCACGCGCTGGTGGTCTACGGCCGCGACGGGCTCGACGAGATCAGCCTCGGCGCAGGCACGCTGGTCGGTGAACTCAAGGACGGCGTGGTGCGCGAATACGAAGTCCATCCTGAAGACTTTGGCCTGCGCATGGTCGGCACCCGCGCGTTCCGCGTGGAGACGCCGGAAGAATCCAAGGCCATGTTGACGGGCGTGCTCAAGGGCGACGAAGGCCCCGCGCGCGACATCGTGTGCCTGAACGCGGGCGCAGCGCTCTATGCCGCCAACGTGGCATCGTCGATTGAAGACGGCATCAAGAAAGCTCGGGCAGCGCTGGACAACGGTGCGGCGCTCAAGAAGCTCGAAGAGCTGGTGAAATTCACGCAGAAGTTTGCGGCCTGA
- a CDS encoding phosphoglycolate phosphatase yields MDVASAPQLLRSCVAVMIDLDGTMVDTLGDFAKAIDGMLADLRLPPLDASHIEHMVGKGSEHLLHSVLTHVLSEAGEPNVEATALRLMPEAWDRYQWHYERINGQFSTLYPGVAEGIAVLAKAGYPMACLTNKPTAFAHDLLKAKGLHSYFSHVFGGDAFERKKPDPMPLVKTCEALGTQPAKTLMVGDSSNDAQAARGAGCPVVLVTYGYNHGEPIRAVNADAFVDSLVELSAT; encoded by the coding sequence ATGGATGTCGCTTCCGCTCCCCAACTGTTGCGCTCTTGCGTGGCCGTGATGATTGACCTCGATGGGACCATGGTCGATACGCTGGGAGACTTCGCCAAGGCCATCGATGGCATGCTGGCTGACCTGAGGCTGCCGCCGCTCGACGCCAGCCACATCGAGCACATGGTCGGCAAGGGCTCTGAGCACCTGCTGCACTCGGTGCTCACCCATGTGCTGAGCGAGGCGGGCGAGCCGAATGTGGAGGCTACTGCCCTGCGTCTCATGCCCGAGGCCTGGGACCGCTATCAGTGGCATTACGAACGTATCAACGGACAGTTCTCCACGCTCTACCCCGGGGTGGCCGAAGGCATCGCGGTGCTGGCGAAGGCGGGCTATCCCATGGCCTGCCTCACCAACAAGCCCACGGCCTTTGCACACGATCTGCTCAAGGCCAAAGGGCTGCATTCCTATTTCAGCCATGTTTTCGGCGGTGACGCGTTCGAGCGCAAGAAACCCGATCCGATGCCGTTGGTGAAGACTTGCGAGGCGCTGGGAACGCAGCCCGCCAAGACGCTGATGGTGGGCGACTCCAGCAACGACGCGCAGGCGGCGCGCGGCGCAGGGTGCCCCGTGGTGCTGGTGACCTACGGCTACAACCACGGCGAACCGATCCGCGCGGTGAACGCGGATGCATTCGTGGATTCGTTGGTGGAATTGAGCGCGACCTGA
- a CDS encoding methyl-accepting chemotaxis protein, which yields MRLANAKVGVRLGFAFSLILFITLVIAGIGVWRLQELADTTRQLTTTDNDRLRAAVKWHNAVEQNWLRTQTALLDTDIGNLKSWREEIRKTMEEADAARKAITELISAGEGVGLLKEIEAAREAYRKPREVLLERRNAGEDVTHQLESNLKPAADAYISAIARMEERQSMLYEQTRHEADQKAAQGRVILIAGSIVALLLGVVLSYLLTRSITGPLQLAAQRAGQIAEGDLTQPIIADGKDEAARLLQALQHMQNNLSQLVSGVRANAESVAIASAEISQGNNNLSSRTEQQASALEETAASMEELGSTVRQNADNARQANHLAMNASSVAIQGGNVVAEVVDTMKGINDSSRKIADIIGVIDGIAFQTNILALNAAVEAARAGEQGRGFAVVAGEVRILAQRSAEAAKEIKSLINASVQRVEQGTHLVDKAGETMTEVVNAIRRVTDIMGEISAASSEQSAGVSQVGEAITQMDHATQQNAALVEESAAAADSLKTQAAQLVQAVAVFRVSQEHEHAHALPQRKSAALGSEQRAQTVRTASVTHSAPHTLGQRNYTGAPSSVATSVQRIKERNAADHHDQWESF from the coding sequence ATGAGACTCGCCAACGCCAAGGTCGGTGTGCGCCTGGGCTTTGCCTTCAGCCTGATTCTGTTCATCACCCTCGTCATCGCCGGTATCGGCGTGTGGCGTCTACAGGAACTCGCTGACACCACCCGTCAACTCACCACGACAGACAACGACCGTCTGCGCGCCGCAGTGAAGTGGCACAACGCGGTCGAGCAGAACTGGCTGCGCACGCAGACCGCGCTGCTCGACACCGACATCGGCAACCTCAAGAGCTGGCGCGAAGAAATCCGCAAGACCATGGAAGAGGCCGACGCCGCGCGCAAGGCCATCACCGAACTGATCTCGGCCGGAGAAGGCGTAGGCCTGCTCAAGGAAATCGAAGCCGCCCGCGAAGCCTATCGGAAGCCGCGAGAAGTGCTGCTCGAACGCCGCAACGCGGGCGAGGACGTGACGCACCAACTCGAAAGCAACCTCAAGCCCGCAGCCGACGCCTACATCAGCGCCATCGCCCGGATGGAGGAGCGCCAGTCCATGCTCTACGAGCAGACCCGTCACGAAGCCGACCAGAAGGCAGCACAGGGCCGTGTGATTCTGATCGCAGGCTCCATCGTGGCGCTGCTGCTGGGCGTCGTGCTGTCGTATCTGCTGACACGTTCGATCACCGGGCCGCTGCAGTTGGCCGCACAGCGCGCAGGCCAGATCGCGGAAGGCGACCTCACCCAACCCATCATTGCCGACGGCAAGGACGAAGCAGCCCGCCTGCTGCAAGCGCTGCAGCACATGCAGAACAACCTCTCGCAGCTCGTCTCAGGCGTCCGCGCCAATGCCGAGAGCGTGGCAATTGCCAGCGCCGAAATCTCGCAAGGCAACAACAACCTGTCTTCACGCACGGAGCAGCAGGCAAGCGCGCTCGAAGAAACCGCAGCATCCATGGAAGAGCTCGGCTCCACCGTGCGCCAGAATGCCGACAACGCGCGCCAGGCCAATCACCTGGCGATGAACGCCAGCTCGGTGGCCATACAGGGCGGCAACGTGGTGGCCGAAGTGGTCGACACGATGAAGGGCATCAACGACTCCAGCCGCAAGATCGCCGACATCATCGGCGTGATCGACGGCATCGCCTTCCAGACCAACATCCTCGCGCTCAACGCTGCCGTCGAAGCGGCACGTGCCGGGGAGCAGGGTCGCGGATTCGCGGTGGTTGCTGGCGAAGTACGCATCCTCGCACAGCGCAGCGCCGAAGCGGCCAAGGAAATCAAGTCGCTCATCAATGCCAGTGTGCAGCGCGTCGAACAGGGCACGCATCTGGTCGACAAGGCAGGTGAGACCATGACCGAAGTGGTCAACGCCATCCGCCGCGTCACCGACATCATGGGCGAAATCAGCGCCGCCAGCAGCGAGCAGAGCGCCGGCGTGAGCCAGGTCGGAGAGGCGATCACCCAGATGGACCACGCCACGCAGCAGAATGCCGCGCTGGTCGAGGAAAGCGCCGCTGCGGCAGACAGCCTCAAGACCCAGGCCGCGCAACTCGTGCAAGCCGTGGCCGTGTTCCGCGTCTCGCAGGAACATGAACACGCTCACGCTCTGCCGCAACGCAAATCCGCAGCGCTGGGCTCTGAGCAACGCGCTCAGACCGTGCGCACCGCGTCGGTCACGCATAGCGCCCCACACACGCTCGGCCAGCGCAACTACACCGGTGCGCCGTCCAGCGTGGCCACATCGGTTCAGCGCATCAAGGAGCGCAATGCCGCCGACCATCACGATCAGTGGGAGAGCTTCTGA
- a CDS encoding uracil-DNA glycosylase — translation MSTPDALFNAPDPSITQLASAVPSDWPVAAGWAPLVDDFFASAKGQSLLAHLQSRLDAGAVIFPPKPLRALELTPPEGVRVVILGQDPYHGRGQAEGLAFSVAPGVRVPPSLQNIFKEMLRDLGTPFPSFPDPGGSLVKWATHGVLLLNTCLTVEEGQAASHSGKGWELLTDAVIKHVAEGDKPVVFMLWGNHAQSKRAFIPQDRGHLVLMSNHPSPLSALRPPVPFIGNGHFGKAREFRERNGL, via the coding sequence ATGAGCACGCCAGACGCACTCTTTAACGCCCCCGATCCCTCCATCACCCAATTGGCCAGTGCGGTGCCATCCGACTGGCCCGTGGCCGCCGGATGGGCGCCCTTGGTCGATGACTTCTTCGCGAGCGCCAAGGGGCAATCGCTGCTTGCCCACCTGCAATCGCGGCTCGATGCGGGGGCGGTGATCTTTCCGCCCAAGCCGCTGCGTGCACTCGAGCTCACACCTCCTGAAGGTGTACGCGTGGTGATCCTCGGACAGGATCCCTATCATGGTCGCGGGCAGGCAGAAGGCCTTGCGTTTTCGGTGGCGCCGGGCGTGCGTGTGCCGCCGTCATTGCAGAACATCTTCAAGGAAATGCTGCGCGATCTGGGTACACCGTTTCCGTCATTCCCTGATCCGGGCGGCAGTCTGGTGAAGTGGGCAACGCACGGCGTGCTGCTGCTCAATACCTGCCTCACGGTCGAAGAAGGCCAGGCGGCCAGCCACTCGGGTAAGGGCTGGGAGCTGCTGACCGATGCGGTCATCAAGCACGTGGCCGAGGGCGACAAGCCGGTGGTCTTCATGTTGTGGGGCAACCATGCGCAATCCAAGCGCGCCTTCATTCCGCAGGATCGCGGGCATCTGGTGCTGATGAGCAATCACCCGTCGCCGCTGTCGGCGCTGCGCCCGCCAGTGCCGTTCATCGGCAACGGGCACTTTGGCAAGGCGCGCGAGTTTCGCGAACGCAATGGGCTCTGA
- a CDS encoding aminodeoxychorismate/anthranilate synthase component II: protein MKLLMVDNYDSFTYNIVQYLAELGAEVHVVRNDEATMDEVKAIALREGITRIVISPGPCSPNEAGISVAAIKHFAGKLPVLGVCLGHQAIGAAFGGDIIRAVQQMHGKTSVISTDQKGVFADLPKEFTVNRYHSLVIDRKTCPDVLEVTATSEDGEIQGVRHKTLAVEGVQFHPESILTEHGHAMLRNFLEQR, encoded by the coding sequence ATCAAGCTGCTGATGGTCGACAATTACGACAGCTTCACCTACAACATCGTGCAGTACTTGGCCGAACTCGGTGCCGAGGTGCATGTGGTGCGCAACGACGAGGCGACCATGGACGAGGTAAAGGCTATCGCCCTGCGCGAAGGTATCACGCGCATCGTGATTTCGCCGGGCCCTTGTTCGCCCAACGAGGCGGGCATTTCGGTGGCTGCCATCAAGCACTTTGCGGGCAAGCTGCCGGTGCTGGGCGTGTGCCTCGGCCATCAGGCAATTGGTGCGGCGTTTGGTGGCGACATCATCCGCGCGGTGCAACAGATGCATGGCAAGACCAGTGTGATCTCCACGGACCAGAAGGGCGTGTTCGCCGATCTGCCCAAGGAGTTCACGGTTAACCGTTATCACTCGCTGGTCATCGACAGGAAGACCTGCCCCGATGTGCTTGAAGTCACCGCGACCAGCGAGGACGGCGAGATTCAGGGTGTGCGCCACAAGACGCTGGCTGTGGAAGGCGTGCAGTTCCACCCCGAGAGCATTCTGACCGAGCATGGTCACGCGATGCTGCGCAATTTTCTTGAACAACGCTGA
- a CDS encoding chorismate mutase yields MTDVRAGVNALDDLLVPLLVERSGYMTQAAKVKNDENLVFDQDRIDAIIERVRPKAEREGGNADLIERIYRAMITCYIDYEHEELARMRAEGLEPRNTQGSAAS; encoded by the coding sequence ATGACGGATGTTCGTGCGGGCGTGAACGCTCTTGACGATCTCCTCGTGCCACTGCTTGTGGAGCGCAGCGGCTATATGACGCAGGCGGCCAAGGTGAAGAACGACGAGAACCTGGTGTTCGACCAGGACCGTATTGACGCCATCATCGAACGCGTGCGTCCCAAGGCCGAACGCGAGGGCGGAAACGCCGACCTCATCGAGCGCATTTACCGCGCGATGATCACCTGCTACATCGACTACGAACATGAAGAACTGGCGCGCATGCGCGCCGAGGGCCTTGAGCCCCGCAACACACAAGGGAGTGCAGCGTCATGA
- the trpE gene encoding anthranilate synthase component I: MITELEFKSLASEGFNRIPLIAEAFADLETPLSLYLKLSHARGDGTNSFLLESVVGGERFGRYSFIGLPARTLLRASGFGAAAKTEVVTDGQVVETAAGNPLDFIAAYQKRFKVALSAGLPRFCGGLAGYFGYDAVRYIEKKLENSCPPDTLGCPDILLLQCEEVAVIDNLSGKLYLIVYADPSQSEAYSKGKKRLRELKEQLKYSVSAPVVRATENHPAERSFSKADYLKAVGEAKELIAAGDFMQVQVGQRIHKRYTESPLSLYRALRSLNPSPYMYYYNFGDFQVVGASPEILVRHEAVPEGHKITIRPLAGTRPRGATPEADKATEHELINDPKERAEHVMLIDLARNDIGRIAKTGTVKVTEAFAVERYSHVMHIVSNVEGILNDGMTSMDVLKATFPAGTLTGAPKVHAMEVIDQLEPTKRGVYGGACGYLSYAGDMDLAIAIRTAIVKDGMLYVQAAAGVVADSVPELEWKETEHKARALLRASELVEEGLE; the protein is encoded by the coding sequence GTGATTACAGAACTTGAATTCAAAAGTCTGGCCTCGGAAGGCTTCAACCGCATTCCGCTGATCGCCGAAGCCTTTGCGGATCTCGAAACGCCGCTGTCTCTCTACCTCAAACTCTCCCACGCGCGTGGCGATGGCACGAACAGCTTTCTGCTCGAATCCGTGGTCGGCGGCGAGCGCTTTGGCCGCTACAGCTTCATCGGCCTGCCAGCGCGCACGCTGCTGCGCGCGAGCGGCTTCGGCGCTGCGGCGAAGACCGAGGTCGTCACCGACGGTCAGGTCGTCGAGACCGCTGCGGGCAATCCGCTCGACTTCATCGCCGCGTACCAGAAGCGCTTCAAGGTCGCGCTGAGCGCGGGTTTGCCGCGTTTCTGCGGGGGCCTTGCGGGCTATTTTGGTTACGACGCGGTGCGCTACATCGAGAAGAAACTGGAGAACTCCTGCCCACCCGACACACTCGGCTGCCCCGACATCCTGCTGCTGCAGTGCGAGGAAGTCGCCGTCATCGACAACTTGTCGGGCAAGCTCTACCTCATCGTCTACGCCGATCCGTCGCAGTCCGAGGCCTACTCCAAGGGCAAGAAGCGTCTGCGCGAATTGAAGGAACAGCTCAAGTACTCGGTGAGCGCGCCGGTCGTGCGGGCCACAGAGAACCATCCCGCCGAGCGCAGCTTCTCCAAGGCCGATTACCTGAAGGCCGTGGGCGAGGCCAAGGAGCTGATCGCGGCCGGTGATTTCATGCAGGTGCAGGTCGGCCAGCGCATCCACAAGCGCTACACCGAAAGCCCACTCTCCCTGTACCGCGCGCTGCGTTCGTTGAACCCTTCGCCGTACATGTACTACTACAACTTCGGCGACTTCCAGGTGGTGGGCGCAAGCCCCGAAATCCTGGTGCGCCACGAAGCTGTGCCCGAAGGCCACAAGATCACGATCCGTCCGCTCGCGGGCACCCGCCCGCGCGGCGCCACGCCCGAGGCTGACAAGGCCACCGAGCACGAACTGATCAACGACCCCAAGGAACGCGCCGAGCACGTGATGCTCATCGACCTCGCGCGCAACGACATTGGCCGCATCGCCAAGACCGGAACCGTCAAGGTGACCGAGGCCTTCGCGGTCGAGCGCTACAGCCATGTGATGCACATCGTGAGCAATGTCGAAGGCATCCTCAACGACGGCATGACCAGCATGGACGTGCTCAAGGCCACGTTCCCTGCAGGCACGCTGACTGGAGCGCCCAAGGTGCACGCGATGGAAGTCATCGACCAACTCGAGCCCACCAAGCGCGGCGTCTACGGCGGCGCCTGCGGCTATCTGAGCTACGCGGGCGACATGGACCTGGCGATCGCGATCCGCACCGCCATCGTCAAGGACGGCATGCTCTACGTGCAGGCTGCCGCGGGCGTGGTAGCCGATTCGGTACCCGAACTGGAATGGAAAGAGACGGAGCACAAGGCGCGCGCGCTCTTGCGTGCCTCCGAGTTGGTGGAAGAAGGACTTGAGTGA
- a CDS encoding choice-of-anchor U domain-containing protein: MKSLRRTLGAALWLALAVASTGHATELVANGGFESNGGVGSATFAGWQTFMQSGSRGGFLAQQGNKSAVTPVTVAASPQGTFAAMSDQPGPGSHVLYQDIAIPAGYPATLTAQVYVQSASSLAAAPATLDYTLATPNQQARIDVMKPAATLDDVGSGVLANVFQWPASGATPTYPVQGSGYQTVTLDMSSYAGQTVRLRIAEVDNRQSLFFGVDAVSINSGAPAAQLGAPTIVNYFVQGASAVLSFTPVASVPVQTVTGYTAQCTPQGGGAALTGGAVASPITVAGLTAGATYSCIVAATTSTTTGPASNSVSFAVPTAGSNGVVVSVPTTGGAAIGSATVALAGAGGSATSCVLQPVSGFQPVTSAPVPPPQGAAAYPFGLLNVSATGCAPGAAAQLTVTLAQAIPAGAQYWKYGPTPSNTAPHWYAFGGFSVTGNSYTLSLIDGAEGDDDLLANGTIKDPGGVMVVVTSSGGSVAVPLWNLWGLMGAALMLSLAALRRRHLLRH; this comes from the coding sequence ATGAAAAGCCTACGACGGACATTGGGCGCGGCGCTATGGCTGGCGCTTGCGGTCGCGAGCACCGGGCACGCTACGGAACTGGTCGCCAACGGTGGTTTCGAATCGAATGGCGGGGTCGGCTCCGCCACGTTTGCGGGTTGGCAGACGTTCATGCAGAGCGGCTCCCGCGGCGGCTTTCTGGCGCAGCAGGGCAACAAGAGCGCGGTCACGCCGGTCACAGTGGCTGCGTCGCCGCAAGGCACATTCGCCGCGATGAGCGACCAGCCCGGCCCCGGCAGTCACGTGCTGTACCAGGATATCGCCATCCCCGCCGGCTATCCCGCCACGCTGACCGCGCAGGTCTATGTGCAAAGCGCGAGCAGCCTGGCCGCAGCGCCCGCCACGCTAGACTACACGCTCGCCACCCCTAACCAGCAGGCGCGCATCGATGTGATGAAGCCCGCAGCGACGCTCGACGATGTGGGCTCCGGCGTGCTGGCCAATGTGTTCCAGTGGCCCGCGTCGGGCGCGACGCCGACGTATCCAGTCCAAGGCAGTGGCTACCAGACTGTGACGCTTGACATGTCCAGCTACGCAGGTCAGACGGTTCGACTGCGCATTGCCGAAGTCGACAACCGCCAGAGCCTTTTCTTCGGCGTGGATGCGGTCAGTATCAACAGCGGCGCCCCGGCGGCGCAACTGGGCGCACCGACCATCGTCAACTATTTTGTGCAGGGAGCGAGTGCGGTGTTGTCGTTCACGCCCGTGGCGAGCGTTCCCGTGCAGACGGTGACGGGTTACACCGCGCAATGCACGCCACAGGGTGGTGGCGCGGCGCTCACGGGCGGTGCGGTCGCATCGCCCATCACGGTGGCGGGGTTGACGGCCGGTGCGACCTACAGCTGCATTGTTGCGGCTACGACATCAACCACCACAGGTCCTGCTTCCAACAGCGTAAGCTTTGCCGTGCCGACCGCTGGATCAAACGGTGTGGTGGTATCGGTGCCGACGACAGGTGGCGCAGCGATTGGCAGCGCGACCGTCGCGCTCGCCGGTGCAGGGGGCTCGGCGACAAGCTGCGTGCTGCAACCGGTGTCGGGATTCCAGCCGGTGACAAGCGCGCCGGTGCCTCCTCCGCAGGGCGCTGCTGCATATCCGTTCGGCTTGCTCAATGTGTCGGCGACTGGTTGTGCGCCGGGCGCGGCTGCGCAACTGACGGTCACGCTCGCGCAGGCGATTCCCGCAGGCGCACAGTACTGGAAATATGGCCCCACGCCGTCGAACACCGCTCCGCACTGGTATGCGTTCGGGGGCTTCAGCGTGACGGGCAACAGCTACACGCTCTCGCTCATCGATGGCGCGGAGGGTGATGATGACCTGCTGGCCAACGGCACGATCAAGGACCCGGGCGGCGTGATGGTGGTGGTCACCAGTTCCGGTGGAAGTGTTGCGGTTCCGCTGTGGAATCTGTGGGGACTGATGGGCGCGGCACTGATGCTGTCGCTGGCCGCGTTGCGCAGAAGGCATCTGCTGCGACATTGA